One genomic window of Diospyros lotus cultivar Yz01 chromosome 8, ASM1463336v1, whole genome shotgun sequence includes the following:
- the LOC127807773 gene encoding protein CLT2, chloroplastic isoform X2 yields MGYSLPCTIANPIRCKFPILRNGNGQIRSSLAFMISPAPKPPPLVGFGNGVHQRRRSNRIQVQCRRPLSPPDPDKSTPAEAENSTSTSSNAKTRLLVVSFVAITAVLSLANRVLYKLALVPMKDYPFFLAQLSTFGYVAIYFFILCMRYRAGIVTDEMMTIPKLPFLIIGILEALGVASGMSSGAMLPGPAIPVLNQTFLVWQLGFSTLLLGRKYSWNKIAGCLLVAAGVVVAVASGPDSGQLLSGVGFVWPSLMIASSSFQAAASILKEFVFIDAANRIKGKSLDIFVVNSFGSGFQALFVLLFLPFLSNLKGIPFSQLPQYLKSGAGCFFNIGSQTLGCDGAPLLPLLYIVTNIAFNISLLNLLKISSAIVSSVVVMSSVPVAIYILSLPLPYLPEGVSLSPFFLFGSVILVLGLILYNIPQPLKQESQVD; encoded by the exons ATGGGATATTCGTTGCCCTGCACCATCGCCAATCCCATTCGCTGCAAATTCCCAATCCTCCGCAACGGCAATGGCCAAATCCGTTCTTCTCTCGCGTTCATGATCTCTCCTGCTCCCAAGCCACCTCCACTCGTCGGCTTTGGGAACGGCGTCCATCAACGGAGAAGAAGCAATCGAATTCAAGTTCAATGCCGCCGCCCACTTTCCCCACCGGACCCTGACAAATCCACTCCGGCGGAGGCCGAGAACTCGACCTCGACCTCGTCCAATGCCAAAACCAGACTCCTCGTCGTTAGCTTTGTGGCAATTACCGCTGTACTATCCCTCGCCAATCGCGTGCTCTACAAACTCGCCCTCGTTCCCATGAAGGACTACCCTTTCTTCCTGGCTCAGCTCAGTACCTTCGG GTATGTGgctatctatttttttatactgTGCATGAGATACCGTGCGGGGATTGTAACTGATGAAATGATGACTATTCCTAAATTACCTTTTCTGATAATTGGAATTCTAGAGGCTCTCGGAGTTGCATCTGGAATGTCTTCTGGCG CCATGCTTCCTGGACCAGCTATACCCGTTCTGAATCAG ACATTCCTGGTGTGGCAGTTGGGCTTTTCTACCCTTCTCCTAGGGAGAAAGTACTCATGGAATAAGATTGCTGGCTGCTTGCTTGTTGCTGCTGGGGTAGTTGTGGCAGTTGCAAG TGGGCCGGATTCTGGCCAACTGTTATCAGGTGTTGGGTTTGTCTGGCCAAGTTTAATGATTGCTTCAAGTTCTTTTCAGGCTGCTGCATCCATTCTCAAG GAATTTGTTTTCATTGATGCTGCGAACCGCATCAAG GGAAAGTCACTTGATATATTTGTTGTCAATTCCTTTGGATCTGGATTTCAG gCCCTCTTTGTGCTTCTTTTTCTGCCCTTCTTGTCGAACTTGAAAGGCATACCTTTTTCCCAACTTCCTCAGTACCTGAAGAGTGGAGCTGGTTGCTTTTTCAACATTGGATCCCAAACTCTAG GTTGTGACGGTGCTCCATTATTACCCCTACTTTACATAGTTACCAATATAGCATTCAACATATCCTTGCTCAATCTGCTAAAGATTTCCTCTGCAATTGTCTCTTCTGTTGTAGTAATGTCTtcag TGCCGGTTGCAATTTACATTCTCTCACTTCCATTGCCATACCTTCCTGAAGGTGTAAGTTTGAGCCCCTTCTTCCTCTTTGGCAGCGTGATTCTTGTGTTGGGTCTCATTCTATACAACATACCTCAACCTCTCAAGCAAGAATCTCAAGTTGACTAA
- the LOC127807773 gene encoding protein CLT2, chloroplastic isoform X5 has protein sequence MNGNMHFFMYVAIYFFILCMRYRAGIVTDEMMTIPKLPFLIIGILEALGVASGMSSGAMLPGPAIPVLNQTFLVWQLGFSTLLLGRKYSWNKIAGCLLVAAGVVVAVASGPDSGQLLSGVGFVWPSLMIASSSFQAAASILKEFVFIDAANRIKSMQGKSLDIFVVNSFGSGFQALFVLLFLPFLSNLKGIPFSQLPQYLKSGAGCFFNIGSQTLGCDGAPLLPLLYIVTNIAFNISLLNLLKISSAIVSSVVVMSSVPVAIYILSLPLPYLPEGVSLSPFFLFGSVILVLGLILYNIPQPLKQESQVD, from the exons ATGAATGGAAATATGCACTTCTTTAT GTATGTGgctatctatttttttatactgTGCATGAGATACCGTGCGGGGATTGTAACTGATGAAATGATGACTATTCCTAAATTACCTTTTCTGATAATTGGAATTCTAGAGGCTCTCGGAGTTGCATCTGGAATGTCTTCTGGCG CCATGCTTCCTGGACCAGCTATACCCGTTCTGAATCAG ACATTCCTGGTGTGGCAGTTGGGCTTTTCTACCCTTCTCCTAGGGAGAAAGTACTCATGGAATAAGATTGCTGGCTGCTTGCTTGTTGCTGCTGGGGTAGTTGTGGCAGTTGCAAG TGGGCCGGATTCTGGCCAACTGTTATCAGGTGTTGGGTTTGTCTGGCCAAGTTTAATGATTGCTTCAAGTTCTTTTCAGGCTGCTGCATCCATTCTCAAG GAATTTGTTTTCATTGATGCTGCGAACCGCATCAAG TCTATGCAGGGAAAGTCACTTGATATATTTGTTGTCAATTCCTTTGGATCTGGATTTCAG gCCCTCTTTGTGCTTCTTTTTCTGCCCTTCTTGTCGAACTTGAAAGGCATACCTTTTTCCCAACTTCCTCAGTACCTGAAGAGTGGAGCTGGTTGCTTTTTCAACATTGGATCCCAAACTCTAG GTTGTGACGGTGCTCCATTATTACCCCTACTTTACATAGTTACCAATATAGCATTCAACATATCCTTGCTCAATCTGCTAAAGATTTCCTCTGCAATTGTCTCTTCTGTTGTAGTAATGTCTtcag TGCCGGTTGCAATTTACATTCTCTCACTTCCATTGCCATACCTTCCTGAAGGTGTAAGTTTGAGCCCCTTCTTCCTCTTTGGCAGCGTGATTCTTGTGTTGGGTCTCATTCTATACAACATACCTCAACCTCTCAAGCAAGAATCTCAAGTTGACTAA
- the LOC127807773 gene encoding protein CLT2, chloroplastic isoform X6: MEICTSLCMYVAIYFFILCMRYRAGIVTDEMMTIPKLPFLIIGILEALGVASGMSSGAMLPGPAIPVLNQTFLVWQLGFSTLLLGRKYSWNKIAGCLLVAAGVVVAVASGPDSGQLLSGVGFVWPSLMIASSSFQAAASILKEFVFIDAANRIKSMQGKSLDIFVVNSFGSGFQALFVLLFLPFLSNLKGIPFSQLPQYLKSGAGCFFNIGSQTLGCDGAPLLPLLYIVTNIAFNISLLNLLKISSAIVSSVVVMSSVPVAIYILSLPLPYLPEGVSLSPFFLFGSVILVLGLILYNIPQPLKQESQVD, translated from the exons ATGGAAATATGCACTTCTTTATGTAT GTATGTGgctatctatttttttatactgTGCATGAGATACCGTGCGGGGATTGTAACTGATGAAATGATGACTATTCCTAAATTACCTTTTCTGATAATTGGAATTCTAGAGGCTCTCGGAGTTGCATCTGGAATGTCTTCTGGCG CCATGCTTCCTGGACCAGCTATACCCGTTCTGAATCAG ACATTCCTGGTGTGGCAGTTGGGCTTTTCTACCCTTCTCCTAGGGAGAAAGTACTCATGGAATAAGATTGCTGGCTGCTTGCTTGTTGCTGCTGGGGTAGTTGTGGCAGTTGCAAG TGGGCCGGATTCTGGCCAACTGTTATCAGGTGTTGGGTTTGTCTGGCCAAGTTTAATGATTGCTTCAAGTTCTTTTCAGGCTGCTGCATCCATTCTCAAG GAATTTGTTTTCATTGATGCTGCGAACCGCATCAAG TCTATGCAGGGAAAGTCACTTGATATATTTGTTGTCAATTCCTTTGGATCTGGATTTCAG gCCCTCTTTGTGCTTCTTTTTCTGCCCTTCTTGTCGAACTTGAAAGGCATACCTTTTTCCCAACTTCCTCAGTACCTGAAGAGTGGAGCTGGTTGCTTTTTCAACATTGGATCCCAAACTCTAG GTTGTGACGGTGCTCCATTATTACCCCTACTTTACATAGTTACCAATATAGCATTCAACATATCCTTGCTCAATCTGCTAAAGATTTCCTCTGCAATTGTCTCTTCTGTTGTAGTAATGTCTtcag TGCCGGTTGCAATTTACATTCTCTCACTTCCATTGCCATACCTTCCTGAAGGTGTAAGTTTGAGCCCCTTCTTCCTCTTTGGCAGCGTGATTCTTGTGTTGGGTCTCATTCTATACAACATACCTCAACCTCTCAAGCAAGAATCTCAAGTTGACTAA
- the LOC127807773 gene encoding protein CLT2, chloroplastic isoform X4, with protein MGGNFTIYKRYVAIYFFILCMRYRAGIVTDEMMTIPKLPFLIIGILEALGVASGMSSGAMLPGPAIPVLNQTFLVWQLGFSTLLLGRKYSWNKIAGCLLVAAGVVVAVASGPDSGQLLSGVGFVWPSLMIASSSFQAAASILKEFVFIDAANRIKSMQGKSLDIFVVNSFGSGFQALFVLLFLPFLSNLKGIPFSQLPQYLKSGAGCFFNIGSQTLGCDGAPLLPLLYIVTNIAFNISLLNLLKISSAIVSSVVVMSSVPVAIYILSLPLPYLPEGVSLSPFFLFGSVILVLGLILYNIPQPLKQESQVD; from the exons ATGGGAGGGAATTTCACTATCTACAAAAG GTATGTGgctatctatttttttatactgTGCATGAGATACCGTGCGGGGATTGTAACTGATGAAATGATGACTATTCCTAAATTACCTTTTCTGATAATTGGAATTCTAGAGGCTCTCGGAGTTGCATCTGGAATGTCTTCTGGCG CCATGCTTCCTGGACCAGCTATACCCGTTCTGAATCAG ACATTCCTGGTGTGGCAGTTGGGCTTTTCTACCCTTCTCCTAGGGAGAAAGTACTCATGGAATAAGATTGCTGGCTGCTTGCTTGTTGCTGCTGGGGTAGTTGTGGCAGTTGCAAG TGGGCCGGATTCTGGCCAACTGTTATCAGGTGTTGGGTTTGTCTGGCCAAGTTTAATGATTGCTTCAAGTTCTTTTCAGGCTGCTGCATCCATTCTCAAG GAATTTGTTTTCATTGATGCTGCGAACCGCATCAAG TCTATGCAGGGAAAGTCACTTGATATATTTGTTGTCAATTCCTTTGGATCTGGATTTCAG gCCCTCTTTGTGCTTCTTTTTCTGCCCTTCTTGTCGAACTTGAAAGGCATACCTTTTTCCCAACTTCCTCAGTACCTGAAGAGTGGAGCTGGTTGCTTTTTCAACATTGGATCCCAAACTCTAG GTTGTGACGGTGCTCCATTATTACCCCTACTTTACATAGTTACCAATATAGCATTCAACATATCCTTGCTCAATCTGCTAAAGATTTCCTCTGCAATTGTCTCTTCTGTTGTAGTAATGTCTtcag TGCCGGTTGCAATTTACATTCTCTCACTTCCATTGCCATACCTTCCTGAAGGTGTAAGTTTGAGCCCCTTCTTCCTCTTTGGCAGCGTGATTCTTGTGTTGGGTCTCATTCTATACAACATACCTCAACCTCTCAAGCAAGAATCTCAAGTTGACTAA
- the LOC127807773 gene encoding protein CLT2, chloroplastic isoform X1 produces the protein MGYSLPCTIANPIRCKFPILRNGNGQIRSSLAFMISPAPKPPPLVGFGNGVHQRRRSNRIQVQCRRPLSPPDPDKSTPAEAENSTSTSSNAKTRLLVVSFVAITAVLSLANRVLYKLALVPMKDYPFFLAQLSTFGYVAIYFFILCMRYRAGIVTDEMMTIPKLPFLIIGILEALGVASGMSSGAMLPGPAIPVLNQTFLVWQLGFSTLLLGRKYSWNKIAGCLLVAAGVVVAVASGPDSGQLLSGVGFVWPSLMIASSSFQAAASILKEFVFIDAANRIKSMQGKSLDIFVVNSFGSGFQALFVLLFLPFLSNLKGIPFSQLPQYLKSGAGCFFNIGSQTLGCDGAPLLPLLYIVTNIAFNISLLNLLKISSAIVSSVVVMSSVPVAIYILSLPLPYLPEGVSLSPFFLFGSVILVLGLILYNIPQPLKQESQVD, from the exons ATGGGATATTCGTTGCCCTGCACCATCGCCAATCCCATTCGCTGCAAATTCCCAATCCTCCGCAACGGCAATGGCCAAATCCGTTCTTCTCTCGCGTTCATGATCTCTCCTGCTCCCAAGCCACCTCCACTCGTCGGCTTTGGGAACGGCGTCCATCAACGGAGAAGAAGCAATCGAATTCAAGTTCAATGCCGCCGCCCACTTTCCCCACCGGACCCTGACAAATCCACTCCGGCGGAGGCCGAGAACTCGACCTCGACCTCGTCCAATGCCAAAACCAGACTCCTCGTCGTTAGCTTTGTGGCAATTACCGCTGTACTATCCCTCGCCAATCGCGTGCTCTACAAACTCGCCCTCGTTCCCATGAAGGACTACCCTTTCTTCCTGGCTCAGCTCAGTACCTTCGG GTATGTGgctatctatttttttatactgTGCATGAGATACCGTGCGGGGATTGTAACTGATGAAATGATGACTATTCCTAAATTACCTTTTCTGATAATTGGAATTCTAGAGGCTCTCGGAGTTGCATCTGGAATGTCTTCTGGCG CCATGCTTCCTGGACCAGCTATACCCGTTCTGAATCAG ACATTCCTGGTGTGGCAGTTGGGCTTTTCTACCCTTCTCCTAGGGAGAAAGTACTCATGGAATAAGATTGCTGGCTGCTTGCTTGTTGCTGCTGGGGTAGTTGTGGCAGTTGCAAG TGGGCCGGATTCTGGCCAACTGTTATCAGGTGTTGGGTTTGTCTGGCCAAGTTTAATGATTGCTTCAAGTTCTTTTCAGGCTGCTGCATCCATTCTCAAG GAATTTGTTTTCATTGATGCTGCGAACCGCATCAAG TCTATGCAGGGAAAGTCACTTGATATATTTGTTGTCAATTCCTTTGGATCTGGATTTCAG gCCCTCTTTGTGCTTCTTTTTCTGCCCTTCTTGTCGAACTTGAAAGGCATACCTTTTTCCCAACTTCCTCAGTACCTGAAGAGTGGAGCTGGTTGCTTTTTCAACATTGGATCCCAAACTCTAG GTTGTGACGGTGCTCCATTATTACCCCTACTTTACATAGTTACCAATATAGCATTCAACATATCCTTGCTCAATCTGCTAAAGATTTCCTCTGCAATTGTCTCTTCTGTTGTAGTAATGTCTtcag TGCCGGTTGCAATTTACATTCTCTCACTTCCATTGCCATACCTTCCTGAAGGTGTAAGTTTGAGCCCCTTCTTCCTCTTTGGCAGCGTGATTCTTGTGTTGGGTCTCATTCTATACAACATACCTCAACCTCTCAAGCAAGAATCTCAAGTTGACTAA
- the LOC127807773 gene encoding protein CLT2, chloroplastic isoform X3, whose protein sequence is MGYSLPCTIANPIRCKFPILRNGNGQIRSSLAFMISPAPKPPPLVGFGNGVHQRRRSNRIQVQCRRPLSPPDPDKSTPAEAENSTSTSSNAKTRLLVVSFVAITAVLSLANRVLYKLALVPMKDYPFFLAQLSTFGYVAIYFFILCMRYRAGIVTDEMMTIPKLPFLIIGILEALGVASGMSSGAMLPGPAIPVLNQTFLVWQLGFSTLLLGRKYSWNKIAGCLLVAAGVVVAVASGPDSGQLLSGVGFVWPSLMIASSSFQAAASILKEFVFIDAANRIKGKSLDIFVVNSFGSGFQALEDVLFTSLLGWNKAQGHKANHL, encoded by the exons ATGGGATATTCGTTGCCCTGCACCATCGCCAATCCCATTCGCTGCAAATTCCCAATCCTCCGCAACGGCAATGGCCAAATCCGTTCTTCTCTCGCGTTCATGATCTCTCCTGCTCCCAAGCCACCTCCACTCGTCGGCTTTGGGAACGGCGTCCATCAACGGAGAAGAAGCAATCGAATTCAAGTTCAATGCCGCCGCCCACTTTCCCCACCGGACCCTGACAAATCCACTCCGGCGGAGGCCGAGAACTCGACCTCGACCTCGTCCAATGCCAAAACCAGACTCCTCGTCGTTAGCTTTGTGGCAATTACCGCTGTACTATCCCTCGCCAATCGCGTGCTCTACAAACTCGCCCTCGTTCCCATGAAGGACTACCCTTTCTTCCTGGCTCAGCTCAGTACCTTCGG GTATGTGgctatctatttttttatactgTGCATGAGATACCGTGCGGGGATTGTAACTGATGAAATGATGACTATTCCTAAATTACCTTTTCTGATAATTGGAATTCTAGAGGCTCTCGGAGTTGCATCTGGAATGTCTTCTGGCG CCATGCTTCCTGGACCAGCTATACCCGTTCTGAATCAG ACATTCCTGGTGTGGCAGTTGGGCTTTTCTACCCTTCTCCTAGGGAGAAAGTACTCATGGAATAAGATTGCTGGCTGCTTGCTTGTTGCTGCTGGGGTAGTTGTGGCAGTTGCAAG TGGGCCGGATTCTGGCCAACTGTTATCAGGTGTTGGGTTTGTCTGGCCAAGTTTAATGATTGCTTCAAGTTCTTTTCAGGCTGCTGCATCCATTCTCAAG GAATTTGTTTTCATTGATGCTGCGAACCGCATCAAG GGAAAGTCACTTGATATATTTGTTGTCAATTCCTTTGGATCTGGATTTCAG GCCCTAGAAGATGTTTTGTTTACCAGTTTATTGGGCTGGAACAAAGCTCAGGGTCACAAAGCTAATCACCTATAA
- the LOC127808938 gene encoding uncharacterized protein LOC127808938 isoform X1: MISGFCLEMTLNALNFLAWPPFTLVYPLFASIRAMESNTQSRYQSCLVYWVLCSIATFLEPMLAKLLSWSPFWPYAKGITIFLLVVPYFRGASYVYFHFIRPCMSRNEHICDLLLIPRTKVCLLNEQNEILGAAESYAREKDEDESEKFTTFEVKSKSNHDNIKRDLQWPTSPKKIQKEWSCAVCLISASSKKNLEKHFRGKKHNGKEEEHRRNEVAPNETISFSVTKKTDCGTSLTSIGNLNQIKWVNLKKLSSLLGPVTGSISWCRWKKPRCGWMKLNADGSVDRDHAGFGGLLRDHRGSPICAYASKAPRGDIFLVELWAIWRGLVLAVGLGIKAIWVESDSMSVVKTINKEQPYSPRASSCLNQVWKLLKKFQKYKVTHSWRETNRAADHLSKMNLVGSDAVIWPADFPNRLRTIIEEDAEGRWYRRG, from the exons atgatttcagGCTTCTGTCTCGAGATGACGCTCAATGCGTTAAATTTCCTCGCCTG GCCTCCCTTTACCCTGGTGTATCCTCT GTTTGCTTCAATCCGAGCAATGGAGAGCAATACCCAGTCCCGTTATCAATCATGTCTTGTGTATTGGGTTTTGTGTTCTATTGCCACGTTCTTGGAGCCCATGCTTGCCAAGCTTCTGTCATG GTCCCCGTTTTGGCCTTATGCAAAGGGCATAACCATCTTCCTCCTGGTGGTACCTTACTTTCGCGGTGCTTCTTATGTCTATTTCCACTTTATCAGACCCTGCATGTCTAGAAATGAACATATATGTGACCTTCTACTCATCCCAAGGACAAAGGTTTGTTTATTGAATGAGCAGAATGAAATTCTTGGTGCAGCAGAGAGCTATGCCAGAGAAAAGGACGAGGACGAATCGGAAAAGTTCACTACTTTCGAG GTTAAATCGAAATCTAATCACGATAACATCAAGAGGGATCTGCAGTGGCCAACAAGTCCGAAGAAAATTCAGAAGGAATGGAGCTGTGCTGTGTGTCTGATCAGCGCTTCCAGCAAAAAAAACTTGGAGAAGCATTTCCGGGGAAAGAAGCACAATGGCAAGGAAGAGGAACATAGAAGAAATGAAGTGGCACCAAACGAAACAATCAGCTTTTCTGTGACGAAGAAAACAGATTGTGGGACAAGTTTGACTTCAATTGGGAACTTGAACCAAATTAAATGGGTCAACCTTAAAAAATTGAGCAGCCTTTTAGGGCCAGTAACCGGATCAATTAGTTGGTGTAGATGGAAGAAGCCAAGGTGTGGCTGGATGAAACTGAATGCTGACGGGTCTGTTGATCGAGATCATGCAGGTTTTGGTGGTTTGCTCCGGGATCACAGAGGTAGCCCAATATGTGCGTATGCCTCGAAAGCTCCTAGAGGTGACATTTTCTTGGTTGAGTTATGGGCCATATGGAGAGGCCTTGTTCTTGCTGTAGGCCTGGGGATCAAAGCCATATGGGTTGAATCCGACTCGATGAGTGTGGTGAAAACAATTAACAAAGAGCAGCCTTATAGTCCAAGGGCTAGTAGCTGTTTGAACCAAGTATGGAAGCTTCTGAAGAAGTTTCAGAAGTACAAAGTTACTCACTCATGGCGGGAAACCAACAGAGCTGCCGATCATCTTTCAAAGATGAATCTTGTTGGAAGTGATGCCGTTATCTGGCCTGCAGATTTTCCCAATAGACTACGCACCATCATTGAAGAGGATGCCGAAGGAAGGTGGTATCGCAGGGGATAG
- the LOC127808938 gene encoding uncharacterized protein LOC127808938 isoform X2 has protein sequence MVKEHAIVYFCRPPFTLVYPLFASIRAMESNTQSRYQSCLVYWVLCSIATFLEPMLAKLLSWSPFWPYAKGITIFLLVVPYFRGASYVYFHFIRPCMSRNEHICDLLLIPRTKVCLLNEQNEILGAAESYAREKDEDESEKFTTFEVKSKSNHDNIKRDLQWPTSPKKIQKEWSCAVCLISASSKKNLEKHFRGKKHNGKEEEHRRNEVAPNETISFSVTKKTDCGTSLTSIGNLNQIKWVNLKKLSSLLGPVTGSISWCRWKKPRCGWMKLNADGSVDRDHAGFGGLLRDHRGSPICAYASKAPRGDIFLVELWAIWRGLVLAVGLGIKAIWVESDSMSVVKTINKEQPYSPRASSCLNQVWKLLKKFQKYKVTHSWRETNRAADHLSKMNLVGSDAVIWPADFPNRLRTIIEEDAEGRWYRRG, from the exons ATGGTTAAAGAACATGCTATTGTGTATTTTTGCAGGCCTCCCTTTACCCTGGTGTATCCTCT GTTTGCTTCAATCCGAGCAATGGAGAGCAATACCCAGTCCCGTTATCAATCATGTCTTGTGTATTGGGTTTTGTGTTCTATTGCCACGTTCTTGGAGCCCATGCTTGCCAAGCTTCTGTCATG GTCCCCGTTTTGGCCTTATGCAAAGGGCATAACCATCTTCCTCCTGGTGGTACCTTACTTTCGCGGTGCTTCTTATGTCTATTTCCACTTTATCAGACCCTGCATGTCTAGAAATGAACATATATGTGACCTTCTACTCATCCCAAGGACAAAGGTTTGTTTATTGAATGAGCAGAATGAAATTCTTGGTGCAGCAGAGAGCTATGCCAGAGAAAAGGACGAGGACGAATCGGAAAAGTTCACTACTTTCGAG GTTAAATCGAAATCTAATCACGATAACATCAAGAGGGATCTGCAGTGGCCAACAAGTCCGAAGAAAATTCAGAAGGAATGGAGCTGTGCTGTGTGTCTGATCAGCGCTTCCAGCAAAAAAAACTTGGAGAAGCATTTCCGGGGAAAGAAGCACAATGGCAAGGAAGAGGAACATAGAAGAAATGAAGTGGCACCAAACGAAACAATCAGCTTTTCTGTGACGAAGAAAACAGATTGTGGGACAAGTTTGACTTCAATTGGGAACTTGAACCAAATTAAATGGGTCAACCTTAAAAAATTGAGCAGCCTTTTAGGGCCAGTAACCGGATCAATTAGTTGGTGTAGATGGAAGAAGCCAAGGTGTGGCTGGATGAAACTGAATGCTGACGGGTCTGTTGATCGAGATCATGCAGGTTTTGGTGGTTTGCTCCGGGATCACAGAGGTAGCCCAATATGTGCGTATGCCTCGAAAGCTCCTAGAGGTGACATTTTCTTGGTTGAGTTATGGGCCATATGGAGAGGCCTTGTTCTTGCTGTAGGCCTGGGGATCAAAGCCATATGGGTTGAATCCGACTCGATGAGTGTGGTGAAAACAATTAACAAAGAGCAGCCTTATAGTCCAAGGGCTAGTAGCTGTTTGAACCAAGTATGGAAGCTTCTGAAGAAGTTTCAGAAGTACAAAGTTACTCACTCATGGCGGGAAACCAACAGAGCTGCCGATCATCTTTCAAAGATGAATCTTGTTGGAAGTGATGCCGTTATCTGGCCTGCAGATTTTCCCAATAGACTACGCACCATCATTGAAGAGGATGCCGAAGGAAGGTGGTATCGCAGGGGATAG